GTCTCCCGCCGGGAGATCGTGCACCGCCCGCCGTTTCTCGGTGCGGCCCCAAGGCCAAGTCTGCGTTCCTCGGCCGTTGGCACCGCAGAAGTACGAAGGGACCTCGACTCAGCCGCCGTGCCGGTCCGGGTGCAGATCCTCCACGTCCTGCATCGTGTCCACGTCTCTGGGCATGGTGGAGGAAAACCACACCTCTTCGACCCATTCTGGATGGGCCTGGAGCAACGTGCGTGCCCCTTGGTCGCCTTCGAGACTCATCAGTCGCGGCCACAAGGCTCGATCGATGAGGACCGGGTTCCCACGCTGATAACGGTATTTGGGGACCACGGCCCATGCTCCCGTCTCCTCATACCGGTCGATGAGCTTCTGGACGACCTCCGGATCCACCTCCGGCTGATCTCCCAGCACGATCAAGACGGCGTCTGCTCTGGCTTCGCGCGTGATCGTGTCGAGCCCAACCCTCAACGAGGACGCCATCCCCTCTTCCCATTCGAGGTTCTGGACAACCCCGGCATCGCCGAACTCGACTCGCTCGAGGATGTCCTCGATCCTCGAGCCCAGTACCACCCACGTCTCATCGACCGGGAGACTCGAGGCCATCGCAACCACGTGCTCGAGGAGCGTCGGCCCTCCCCAGTCCAGGAGTTGTTTCGGTTCACCCAGCCTCGTCGACGAACCGGCGGCAAGGATCAGAGCGTCAATATGCATGGGACGTGACTATACGCCGATCCCGAGCCACGTACGGCAGCAGGACATCATCGAACGAAGGCGGCGACCGTCTCGATGTGGAACGTCTGTGGAAAGAGGTCGACCGGAGTGGCCCACTGCAGTCGATATCCACGTTCGGCGAAGTGCCGTGAATCCCGGGCGAGGGATGCAGGATCACACGACACGTACGCGACGGCCCGAGGTCCTCCCGAGGCCACCACATCGACTCCTGCCCTGCCGAGCCCGATGCGAGGTGGGTCGACGATGGCAATGTCCCACGTTCCACCGACTCCGGCCTCGAAACGGTGCCCGACGATCTGCGCCTGCATGCCGTTGAGATTGTGACGAAGGTCTCCGAGCGCCCGGGCGTCGGATTCCACGGCGATGACCTTGCGGACTCCACGACCGATCGTCGCGGCGAACAGACCCACACCGGAGTAGGCATCGATCAGCACGTCGTCAGAACGGGGATCGACGGCCTCACCGACGAGCCGAACAAGGGCCTCCGCGCCGTCCGTGTTCACCTGGAAGAATGCCTCCCCGGAGATCCGGAAACGCGCGTCCGCCACTTCCTCATGGATAAACGGCTCGCCGAGGATCGCTCGCAACCGGCCGCGGCTCGACCGGGCGACACTGGCGCCCCACCCCTCCGCGCCTGGGGGAACGGCTCCCACGACGACGACGAGAAGATCGCCCGTGCGTATCCCGCTGCGAAGCGTCACCTGCCGGACTCCCTCGACCGGGTCGAGACGGGCAAACAGATCTGCAAGAGCCGGCGCGAGTAGATGGCACTGTTCAATGGCTACAGAATCCCTCGACCGTCTGCGATACATCGAGAGACGACCGCCTGCAACGTGGAACGTCATTCGGTTGCGATATCCGAACGATGCACCCGGTGCAACCGTTTCCCGAACCATGGGATCGTCCACTCCTCCGAGATGCTCGAGCTGTCCCCGGACGATTTGCCGTTTTGCATCGAGCTGAACATCGTAGGATGCGTGCTGCCACTGGCATCCCCCACACGTGCCAAAAGCCGGACACGGCGGTGCCGTGCGCAGCGGAGACGGCGCGAGGACCTCCAGAAGCTCTGCCCGTGCCCACGACGACTTCTCTCGCACGATGCGGACACGAATCAGCTCGCCCGGCAGCGCATCCGGTATGAAGACGGCTTTGCCCTGCCATCGTCCCACGACCTCTCCCCCGTTGGCCCAACGGTCGGGAACGAGTTCGATCGGATCAGACATCTTGGCCACGCTGCACATTGATCCAGTCCTCCAGGTCTCGTTTGGAGACCCGCCATACTCTGCCGAACTTCACTGCCGGTATCTCACCTGCTCGCAGCAAGGAGGTGACCACGTATGGTGTCACCTCCATGTACGCACAGATATCGGCGACAGAGAGCCACTCCTTCGCTCCACCGATCTCGATACGCTCCATACCGCTACGGCTTACAGGACCAGTGGCCCCATGCCCCGGCGGGATGCTGGGTGCGAATGGAGTAGTTCACAAGCCATGCGGCCGAGGCGATGTTCGCCTCCGGGTCGAACCGACTGTACCCACCGAACCCGGCCCGAACGCTGGCGATGGCCCATGTGCCCCTGAGGAACTGGAAGAGGCCGGCCGCGCTGGAACGAGAATTCGTTGCATCCGGGTTTCCGCCGCTTTCGCAGTACATGACGGCAAGAGCCTGATCGACGAGCTCAGGTGGGAAGTACTTCTGGACGAGAGGCCGCCATCGTTCTACACCTCTGCCGATGCGAAGCCTTCGCTGCGCCTCGTCATACGCCTTCTGTGCGACCGCTGCATCGTTGCGGGCAGCCCGATACTGTCGATCGGCTTCGTCCACGGCGAGAAACGCCGCGCGAACCTCCACATCCGCCTGCATGAACATCTGCTCGAGAACGTCGACCTGGGAGTTCAGATCGTCTTGAATTCGCTGGAGCCGCTGCTGTTCCGACTCCTGGTCGGAGCGCAGCTCGCTCAGGACGCGGCGCTGGACCGCCAGCTCGTTGATCCGAGCCAGGTCGTCCTCACGCACCGTCTCGGCAACGTCCTCGAGAACGAGCGCCTGTGTGAGGTCGGCGGAGAGCACAACCAGGCCGATGTCGGTCGACCACGCGCTCATGTACGCCTCCACGGCTCGTTCGTTCGCCGTGGTGCGCAGTGATCTGACCAACACCTCTGCATCCTCGATCTGCCCACGAAGTTCGATCACTTTGGAGGAGACCGTGTCGAGATCCGCGCTGGTGCGCTCGACGGCATCGAGCCGCGACAGCAGGTCGGCCTCGATACCGGAGCGGACGAGACTTGCCTGGTTGGCGGCCTGCTGCGCATCGGTCAGCGCCGATTTCGCCCGGTTCGCCTCTTGCCGAGCCTCGTCGACCTCACTCTTGGTCTGCGCGAGCGCAACCCCACCGCCCGGAAGTGAGGCGAAGAGAACGACCGCGGCAACAGCCGCCACGCAAATACTCCGAGGCACCGACATCGCCCCAAGGCTACCTGCCCCACCCAGAACGCGAAAGAAAGACCCCTCTACCGCTTGTTCACTAAGCGTCTCTGGTCTATGTTGACGATTGTCAACGATGTTTATGTGTGTCTTGTGAGGAGGGTACACGGTGGATCCGCTGCGACATCCCGATCTCGTCGAGCTGACCCGTCGCCTTCGCTCCCAGTTCGAAGAGGTCCTCGGTGCCGAGCAGGAAGCCGCGGCAACACTCCACCGGAGGACGCGGACACTGCGCGATCGTTTCCTCGACGCAGAAGACCGACGGGAGCGCGCCAGCGTCGTCACGGTCGAAGGATCGGTCATCGACGGGACCGTCACCGGGGTTGGCCTGGACCATGTAACTCTCGACGGATCGGTGGTCTCCCTCTTCCACATCACGCGAGCACGGTTCCGATGAGTCGT
This genomic interval from Actinomycetota bacterium contains the following:
- a CDS encoding nucleotidyltransferase family protein, with product MHIDALILAAGSSTRLGEPKQLLDWGGPTLLEHVVAMASSLPVDETWVVLGSRIEDILERVEFGDAGVVQNLEWEEGMASSLRVGLDTITREARADAVLIVLGDQPEVDPEVVQKLIDRYEETGAWAVVPKYRYQRGNPVLIDRALWPRLMSLEGDQGARTLLQAHPEWVEEVWFSSTMPRDVDTMQDVEDLHPDRHGG
- a CDS encoding class I SAM-dependent RNA methyltransferase, which codes for MSDPIELVPDRWANGGEVVGRWQGKAVFIPDALPGELIRVRIVREKSSWARAELLEVLAPSPLRTAPPCPAFGTCGGCQWQHASYDVQLDAKRQIVRGQLEHLGGVDDPMVRETVAPGASFGYRNRMTFHVAGGRLSMYRRRSRDSVAIEQCHLLAPALADLFARLDPVEGVRQVTLRSGIRTGDLLVVVVGAVPPGAEGWGASVARSSRGRLRAILGEPFIHEEVADARFRISGEAFFQVNTDGAEALVRLVGEAVDPRSDDVLIDAYSGVGLFAATIGRGVRKVIAVESDARALGDLRHNLNGMQAQIVGHRFEAGVGGTWDIAIVDPPRIGLGRAGVDVVASGGPRAVAYVSCDPASLARDSRHFAERGYRLQWATPVDLFPQTFHIETVAAFVR
- a CDS encoding helix-turn-helix domain-containing protein, which gives rise to MERIEIGGAKEWLSVADICAYMEVTPYVVTSLLRAGEIPAVKFGRVWRVSKRDLEDWINVQRGQDV
- a CDS encoding transglycosylase SLT domain-containing protein, with protein sequence MQADVEVRAAFLAVDEADRQYRAARNDAAVAQKAYDEAQRRLRIGRGVERWRPLVQKYFPPELVDQALAVMYCESGGNPDATNSRSSAAGLFQFLRGTWAIASVRAGFGGYSRFDPEANIASAAWLVNYSIRTQHPAGAWGHWSCKP